From a single Intestinibaculum porci genomic region:
- the nadA gene encoding quinolinate synthase NadA yields the protein MNTRELQDEIIRLKKEKDICILAHAYQSQDILEVADYTGDSYGLSLKAAKAPQKTIIMCGVRFMAETVKVLSPDKDVYIANEEALCPMAQQLDVPRLRQLKKQYPGYAVVAYINTTTALKTEVDCVVTSSSAKRILENMEEKNILFVPDMNLGGYLKKQLPDKNIELYRGGCPTHMRVRANDVKRMKQAHPDAKVLVHPECLEEVTKLADYAGSTTGIMNYAKESDAKEFIIGTENSIVQHLQFACPDKKFYMLSKECVCHNMKATTLMDVYHTVKGDGGLQITLDDDLIKGARRAIDRMIALGG from the coding sequence ATGAATACACGTGAATTACAAGATGAAATTATTCGACTAAAAAAAGAAAAAGACATCTGCATTCTTGCCCATGCCTATCAGTCTCAGGATATTTTAGAAGTGGCTGATTATACTGGTGATTCCTATGGCTTATCTTTAAAAGCAGCCAAAGCGCCACAGAAAACCATTATTATGTGCGGCGTCCGTTTTATGGCTGAGACAGTCAAAGTTTTATCACCTGATAAAGATGTTTATATTGCCAATGAAGAAGCACTTTGCCCAATGGCTCAGCAGTTAGATGTCCCACGTTTACGGCAGTTAAAAAAGCAGTACCCGGGTTATGCAGTTGTGGCTTATATTAATACCACAACCGCTTTAAAGACGGAAGTTGACTGCGTTGTGACCTCTTCTAGTGCCAAACGGATTTTAGAAAACATGGAAGAAAAGAATATTCTTTTTGTCCCTGATATGAACTTAGGCGGTTATCTGAAGAAACAGTTACCAGATAAAAACATCGAACTGTATCGCGGCGGCTGTCCAACCCATATGCGCGTGCGCGCCAACGATGTCAAACGGATGAAACAGGCGCATCCTGATGCCAAAGTCTTAGTGCATCCAGAATGTTTAGAAGAAGTAACAAAGTTAGCGGATTATGCAGGTTCGACAACAGGTATTATGAACTATGCGAAAGAGTCTGATGCGAAAGAATTTATTATCGGTACTGAGAATAGTATTGTCCAGCATTTACAGTTTGCCTGCCCGGATAAGAAGTTCTATATGTTATCAAAGGAATGTGTCTGTCACAACATGAAGGCGACAACGTTAATGGATGTTTATCATACGGTCAAAGGTGATGGCGGTCTGCAGATTACTTTAGATGATGATCTCATTAAAGGGGCTCGCCGCGCCATTGATCGCATGATTGCCCTAGGCGGAT